The following is a genomic window from Episyrphus balteatus chromosome 1, idEpiBalt1.1, whole genome shotgun sequence.
TAAGCGTAAGCGCGCTGCTGGTTGGTATAGTGTTTAAAACTAAAACGAAACACTTGATATTTTCGAACGAATATTGTACCCCAAAAAATCACCTTTAAACAGACTgcacaacaaaaacatattttctataaaaaaaaaaaactggatctCCCGATGTAATCATTTACATTGACGAAACCcttcgaaaatttaaaaataaactcattTTACGAGCTAAAATACTTTAGAAATCATGCAGAAATGAGTTAGCAAtcttagattttgtttttaagcattttttataCTATTTTCCGAAGAAGAGTAAAGGATCTTCACTTTGGCTCGCAAGCAGTGGCATACACCATACATACTACATATGAGGCTAAATACTGCATATGAGGCTAAgagaacaatagtggcgtaagccataaaattcagttttgagTTAGTCCAATTTTATAtacgaaaatgattaaatttagcctttttgatgaaccattaaagagttataaaattccaaactcaaaaacacaatatttcccatgtaaatcatatggcaaatagaaattttcgatgcggcagtacttaatgttaatattaagggctgaaacttttacagaattttttttcgtgatttccTACAATACTTTCGGTgttactttgaacaaaaaaaatttttttttttgaatcagtctaatatatacattttcattttttaataagTCAAAAGGGATAGAAAAAGAATATCCATGTTTCTAGGGTACTATACTAGCTCGAACAGAATTCTCACATTTGGTAATTAATCACATTGATATTTCCAactttctttcttctataaattaaactttgttatcAATAGCTGTGTTTAATTATTcgcgtgatccagatcagataaCAGTAACAGGCCCATTCACGAATGTAGTGACTACGTAGTCAACTAGATCTGATTGGCTgaaaacaactacaaaattagttaaaatttcgCCTCCGACATAGTGTAAAAATTTCAGCTTCAAAGTTAGTTGACAGTTCTCAGGCAGCTGTTTGATGcaaagaaatttgtattttgatttttattttttagtgaaatttaatgaaaagcacttaaaatgaaaataatagtTAGTTGGTTagataaaaactatgaattagAGTACCAAGAAGATGTTGCCAAAAAATCGTGcaggtaatgtttttttttttttaactttaaaactgaatagttttttttttattgctctaAACAAAATGATAGATTTACAGATCCAGTGTATGCCGCAGCCTACATAGAACGGAATGTAGGTGCTCAAAGCACAAATTATTCGCTAGAAGgtaaaattaaatgttctttaattttataataaaaataatttatgatttgttttatttatttacagatCCATCAGTACATGCCGCATTCTATATGGGGGGTGTTTTGGGTACCAAAAACACTAATAGTTCGGAAGAAGGTAAAATTAAACGATCTTTAATCGtattataaaaaatagtttatgaTTTGTTTTATCTTCAGAAGCTTCTTGGGAACACCGCTCCGTGCAGCTATTCTTAGATGAATGCAGGAGGCATAAGAAGGATTTGCGGAATCCTAAAATAAGGCGGAGGAATATATTCCTTAAAATTAAAGAGGTGATGGAATCGAAAGGCTACAAGCTTAAGGAGGGCACcctcgaaaaaaaactttcaaacatGAAAATAAGTTACAATCGTATCttagacaataaaaaaaaacctccacAGGTCGTGGGCGCATTTCCTGGCCTTTCTTTGACCAAATGTGCATGATTTATCAAGAGGAAGTAAGTGTCAGGAATGCGCCTACGGTGAGCTCTCTCGACCCTACATCTGCCGGTTCTCCCATGCAAGTAACCGAGAAAACAACGAAAAAGCCAACAAGCAGGCGAGAAAAACTGTTTGCTCTGGAGGAGGAAAAGGTTGCAATTGCCAGAGAAGTGTTGGAGGAATTTAAGGAGATAAGAATACTGTGGCAACGCAAATTTgaatttgagttaaaaaaaatataacaaagagTAGGGAGTGCAAGACAATTAAAATTATGGTGCTCTAAGGGCCAGTTTGTTTAAACtcgaatatttttaaatcaaggaCTATTCCAAGGAAAATCCtctattaaaagataatcgattttgaacaaattagGACTCACTATAATAACTTATTGTGATATGAATATTGTGATAAAACTAGACTATTTTGTTCAGACTCGATTAtattttaatcaaggattttccttggaataaaaacattttttattgtttcgttTATTTAGTAATAAGTTTTTTGTGCTCTTAAACTTAGGGCCAGTTTGTTTACACTCGattatattttaatcaaaaattttctttagaaTAATTCTTGATTAAAAGGTAATCTAGTGTCAACAAACTGGCcataaatgatttattttaatgaatgtTTGTTGTatgaattaattgtttttttttttttttttttgtaataagttTTTTGTGCTTTTAGATTAAAtcgttattattatttattttattatttatgtgtGTTATATGAATTTAGTAATAAGCTTTTCATTTGTCCTTAGactgaatagttttttaaatgaattatgtttattttattaattcattgttttttctgtgttccatatttattttaagtatttttttctctgtgcaggAAGCCTTGTTTGTTTTCTATAATTTGTCTTAGCGAAAAGATACCAAATTAGTTTGTTGTCTTAGGCCTTAGTGTGCAAGTGGCCGTTCTTTTCTTAAATAAAGTTAACTTTGGTTGATGTGTCAAAACATCGTTTTTGTTGtctttgttagattttgttatagaatttaaatttctatttaggaacgactaatgttacattttgttgatctgtcgAAAAAAAAGCTAgggcgtgtaggttgggtcgagacagaaaaaaatcgtataggaGGGGGGTCTATTTCCTCTCGTTCAGCAGGGaggggcaattaaaaaaaaatgacttaatttggaaaaaaaattatttaaaatcgaAGGTCATACCTACAATAACGTGTTGTCGTCCGAAGAGTAATAGTAATAATAGCGGCGCCTACGACGAAAGACAGTTCCAGGAAAACTTTCGATTAACGAGAGTTGCCTTCGAGTTGATTCTCCTAGAAACAAGTGAGAAACAGATTGCCATAAAAACCCAACTCCTTGCTGTTATCTGGCTTTTGGCAACACCTGATTCATACAGGTAATTATTTTCCAATCAAGCTGCtcttatttttgctaatttgcaACTTGTGAAGATGTTTTGTTAGAGTGGTCAAGCTAATTAATATGATGCCGAAACACATCAAATGCTCAACTGGTGCAGAGCTCGTTGCCACAAAAAGAGAATTTGCTGCAATATCACCCTTCAAAAATCTGATCGGAATTGTGGAATGAACACACATATTATGTTCCAACAATAGCACCAAAGGCACAAACACGAGTATACAGAAATAGAAAAGAATTCTGTTCTATAACTTTACAATGTATTTGTGATTTCATAGACTGCTACTCTGGTTGGCCAAGCTCTGTCCCAGACataagagtttttaaaaacaGCGATTTATATCTCAAAGttttattgtatttgtatttatattttttcattcagaaaacattaatatagtaaaacatttttgtagtttttaaagaaatgctAAGTACCTGCAACTCGGttataagaaatatttatacaagttttcaaaatgaaaattctgaaactagtgttttttgttttgttttttcttttttttttgtttttttttttataataaattataacattaaatttaaaaattatttatcagcattttatatgtttattcaaagtttttgtattgttttgcaaGTTGCTTATCCTTCTCAATTCAACAGGTAGGTAGAGCATTCTACAGACGAAAAATTGTCGTTTGGAAACAGTGTACTTAAAAAGCGGGGTTATAAGAGCCCTAACGTGTGAGATTTACTTTCGCAAGATTCCCTAGTACTGAACCTGCCCGGTGCGGAAGTGATAACTGTCGATAACATAGTTCATTTTTTGACGTTTTACATTTCATGTCACAATTCACACATTAACAGTTAGCACAAAatggaaaataacaaaaagtaagtaaaaaacaaaaaattggtaaaattatttaataaccaTTATTTTGTTTGCAGAAAAAGAATTACAAAACGTGACCAGTTCCATGAGATGGTCGAAAAGATGAAAACCCAACCTGATGTTGCAAAAAACTTCACCAAAAAGTCTCCGGAGCAAGTTCAAGAATTTTGGCAAAACTTGGCGGACACTTTAAATTCTCACGGTCCACCAATAAAAGAAGTTGCGGAGTGGAAAAAGAGCAGTTCGATTTATTAACAGTTTAAAGTCCtccttgagaaaaaaaactatccCAAAACAAAAGATTGCTGAATGCAACGGGTGGTGGCCCATTTAATCAGGTTAACTTCAACCCATTAGAAGAGGACGTAATTCTGTGTTGATGGTGTTCCCCAGACCCAAGCTTTTGGAATGCCAAAAAAACGAAAGCTTGGGGCAATATTCGTGGCCAGTTCGGTAACACCACCTGTTTGTTCCCTGCAAAACAGCTTTTTCGAAGAAGCAGGGCTTACAATCGAAGTTTTAGATGAAAACTTTGGAATTGTTGAAAAAGAGAACGGCACCAATGTACCCAACATCTCAAACCCGAAGCCAAAATCATCTACAAAACCACCAACCCAAACTAAATTGTTGGAGGACTAAATTGATCTTCAAAAAAACCTGTATGAAAAGGTTACAATTCaaaacaattcaattcaaaCAACCAAATTTATCTGCATTGCTTGATTTGAAGTATGTGAAGAAGGTTTTCAGCGGCCAAGCAGTCGGCAGCTATATTGCATTCAATAGCGGAGTGTTTATTTTGTCGCCGGCATTGTTTGGACGATTCGTTCGCTTACCAAGTGACCGTCCTGGCTCAGGATATTACTTTAATGCTTTACCCATAGCATTTTGCACATTGCTTTGTTTGAGGAATAAAATACTTACAATTCATCGGGAAGTTCAAGGATTTTTGTTGCCTTGAACCGTAAATCCTTGCGTTTGCTTCTTATTTGTGCATACACATTTTcccttgaattaaaaaaaaaacaatggaatccatttttttttttattttttattttgtttatgtttatttccaaaaatttcttatttgtttgtttattgtcGGAAATTTGACTTAAAATATGTCAACTACgacatatgtcggtaagcagttaAGTGTGTTTTCGTGGATCGGTAATACAATTCATCCCGGGAAGTTCAaggattgaaatttgattcggttgcggatcgaCTAGATTCCCGGGGAGTGAATCACTGCATCACTGATTACGCGCTCACTcttcatgttattttttattctaaacATGTCGTACTgctctgttttcttttttaaattatttaaactaagaaaaaaaaagaaggctTTATTCAAACTTTGCATTCAAAATCATCGAAGTGATATGCTCAATGGATATTTTAGTTTCaatacaaatacattttaatagaAAGAAGAATTTGTACTggtaataactttaaaaatgttaatttttatttgtctttCAATTCATTTATCAATACATGAACCCTTGGGAACCGCGTTTCGggtttaatttcgaaaaaataattttgtatgaaactCCAAATAGCCTTGCATGCAGTTGGATATtccaatttgaacaaaattataagATTATAGCATAAATCCACTGCgtttacaaaattttccaacgaATATTTTGCGTCTTCCACACAAACAAATATTTGTGAAAAGTTCAATATATCAGTGCCCAAAACAGCTATAAATGGATAAAAGCTGGTGTATTGTTGGTTCAAAATTTGTCTATGGATTTCAATATCTTCCACTGATTTTGCAACATAGACAAATGAATCCTGGGACTCCTTTATTGACACTTTTGACATGCTTCTGTTTCCTTTTTCGTCAGTTCCACATATTGTATTTGTTGGTTTTAAATAGCCATGCAAGCACCACAACAAAGCAGCATCACGACAAtctgaagagaaaaaaaataataaagtacaatttaaattaattatgtcTTGAGAAACATTTACTTAATTGATTTTGggagtatgtatgtatatatatcgaatgtaggtatgtatatcgAAAACAAATTCAAAGAGACCAATATAATAGcttgttttcactacagcccaaatgagTTAATTTCGAACGTCTAAATTTCTTAGCCCCgactgggtttttttttgtccagtttaaCCCAgtcgtaataaaaaacacaattttatattatttttttgtgtttaagtaCATAGTAGTAGTCTAAGAtccggccataggacgacctacccccatcgttataccagttgagagttatattttctgaaagctagtgtctaaggaaataaattgcacatgggttgccaagcgatatcctgtcaaggcatagggttgccaggccttaaagttcatttttgcaaatttttgaaaatgcgaccctgcttatatggcaagccttagagttgtaaaaaaaatataatgtaatagaaaatttaattttaaaattttaattttcaggattttttaaaatttgaagtttgagtagggtaaacaaaggcgaatttagaaaaagggcaaaaatctattatctaaacaaaacgtgatagaaataaaattgaaattggaatcgatagatattataaatatatgaaagccacacatacaaataaaaaatgtaaaaaatctacaactcgagatatagtctttttagagtcatgatactccaattcgatatttgagaaataattcaccaaaaatcagaatgaaagattttttaaataatttttatgtgataagttaggaaaaataaaataacttgacacgtgtctgtcaaatttttaatttaacttaccgtttttgcgaggggattttttgaaaaggtgcttattttcgtatttcaacatattaaaggaaaaaatcaagtcatgggacgacctatccacctcattataccagttgaaagctatattttcctaagggtagtgtctaaagaaacagtttgcacatgggttgcctggcaacatcctgtcaaggcatagggttgccacgctttaaagttcattttttgagttttttcgaccacaccaccctgcttatatggtaagtgttagaggtgtaaaaaaaaattatgtcagagaaaattacattttaaaatttttaattttcaggatttttagaaatttgacatataagaaggggaaactgaggtaaatttgaaaaaaggtcaaaaagctatttcctAAACAAAGAGtggtaaaaaaaagattgatactggaatcggtAGATATTGTGAAGTTAtaaaagtcacacatacaaaccaaaaatgtaaaaaatctgctactcgagatttagacgtttaaaagtcaaaaccgtgaaattcgatgtttgagaaataattcaccaaaaatcagcacgaaaagtatttgaaataatgtttatgttattagagagcaaaaacaaaataacttgacacgtatctgccaaatttttgatttgactttgtttttggctcctgtgtattttagaagaattacagatttttacaattcaattctCTGTTTCGAttaattgaattgtaaaaatctataattcttctaaaatatgccaaaaacaaagtcaaatcaaaaatttggcagatacgtgtcaagttattttgtttttgctctctaataacataaacattatttcaaatacttttcgtgctgatttttggtgaattatttctcaaacatcgaatttcacggttttgacttttaaacgtctaaatctcgagtagcagattttttacatttttggtttgtatgtgtgacttttaTAACTTCACAATATCTaccgattccagtatcaatcttttttttaccaCTCTTTGTTTaggaaatagctttttgaccttttttcaaatttacctcagtttccccttcttatatgtcaaatttctaaaaatcctgaaaattaaaaattttaaaatgtaattttctctgacataatttttttttacacctctaacacttaccatataagcagggtggtgtggtcgaaaaaactcaaaaaatgaactttaaagcgtggcaaccctatgccttgacaggatgttgccaggcaacccatgtgcaaactgtttctttagacactacccttaggaaaatatagctttcaactggtataatgaggtggataggtcgtcccatgacttgattttttcctttaatatgttgaaatacgaaaataagcaccttttcaaaaaatcccctcgcaaaaacggtaagttaaattaaaaatttgacagacacgtgtcaagttattttatttttcctaacttatcacataaaaattatttaaaaaatctttcattctgatttttggtgaattatttctcaaatatcgaattggagtatcatgactctaaaaagactatatctcgagttgtagattttttacattttttatttgtatgtgtggctttcatatatttataatatctatcgattccaatttcaattttatttctatcacgttttgtttagataatagatttttgccctttttctaaattcgcctttgtttaccctactcaaacttcaaattttaaaaaatcctgaaaattaaaattttaaaattaaattttctattacattatattttttttacaactctaaggcttgccatataagcagggtcgcattttcaaaaatttgcaaaaatgaactttaaggcctggcaaccctatgccttgacaggatatcgcttggcaacccatgtgcaatttatttccttagacactagctttcagaaaatataactctcaactggtataacgatgagggtaggtcgtcctatggccggaTCTCCTACTATAGGTACTTTAAACATAAAGTAGTACacataaccttttttttatcattaaactAACAGTAGTTGTAAAATATACTTACTTTTAGATTCAGTATTTTTGATATTTCTCAAAACTGTTCGGATTTCATGACTTTTAATACAATGACCCGTGCTTAGAAACTGCAATAATTTTTCAGCTGCCGTATCCCAATTAGTCACAAGTGAATTCCAATTTGAATGTAGGTATTGAAAATCCATTGCAATCTATTCatataaaatcaattaattGTCAAGAATAAGTTAATATTTTAAACTCACGTATTTATTTCCGAGAGGCGACTTGTATTGAGGCCATTTTGTGAAAATAAGAGGTATAGAAGAGTTCAGAGCTCTGATTTCATTAATACGATATCTCGTACACAGTTTCCAACTCGTTTCAAACTGTTCCGCGGATAAGttgtcgtattttaatgaagttACATAAACTTCTGCGCCTTGTTCTGGAACTAAAAGTACAAAGTTTTttgattcacaatattgcgagacgacgccgacgagacgagagcgttgCGAGAGTAAAATTGATGTCTAGTTTTCGATGTTTGGCCAAATAATCTCCTTTTTTTTGGTTCTATTTcctgtcaaaaataaacaattaccATAAAAAAATCGTAACAATTCGAAATGGCTTACGAATTAAATGACCAAGAAAAAATCTcgtctcgctctcgtctcgtcgtctcgcaatattgtaaatcaggcaAAAGATATATACAGTGAGAATAacaatttttcgaataaaaaattctcaaaatgccaatggcgtcaaaaatcatATTCTTGACGAAAAGTGGGTAAATTTGTTACACTTAAGAATATTattatagaaaatacaaaaagactctcaatttttaaaattataaatggcGCCCAGAAGaagcatttaaaaaagatttgagtttttaatttcttgacgGAATGTGCCAAAATATAAACTTTATTTTCCCGCAGGTTTTGAACGCGAACCTGAATTCAGATGTATTCTCCGTTTTAATTATCCTGccgttgctaaaaaaaaaacatttctttgcattttattacggtaacatttcaaaaacggaggctaatagaatatttctgacttcaaatTAGAGTTCACCACACTTAAaatcttcagaaaagtatattttggttcttgtgacaaaaatcttattaattaaGTTAAGTTAGTCGTTGgcttattaaaattaacataAGATATcttgttcaataaaaaatatatcggaaagatttaaaaagtttttggaagaagaaaaacagttcttatcAACACCACcgttacaataaaaaaattaccaaaaattaaagcataacctcaaaaacagtaaaaataaGGTTTTTCTTGCATTTTCTTAAcggtattatttcaaatttttttgacttcgctTCCGAATTCAGGACCCCTTAAAGCTTAAaccttcaataaaaatatttaggttgTTTTGGCAAAGATCTCGTCTTGATTTTCGAGTgctcttggatttttttttaatgaattgaaCAACAATTTTGATTTGAATTAATCATCATAGGATTTTATGTCCAGTTCGATGATTTTACGAATCGAATTATGTAACAAATGACTATTTAATTTGCTTACCTAGTTCCGATATTGGCTCAGCTACATTTGGAACACCCGCAGTACTGACTTTTACATTGGAATTACGGTTCACTTTTATTAGGGAATATTTGTAGTTACAGTATTTGTTATATATCCTTCCTCGTTTTGAAGTTCTATAAAACTcctgtaatatttaaaaatagattaaaataactaaaacacaaaatttgagattttattgTATGTGTCGTACTAGTTGTTCCGATGGAAATTTTGAGATTATTTCTCTCTCAATACTATAAGTTGCTGCTAGCTCTAAATGAATACCTTTGTCGTTGAAATATTCGGCTATTAGGTGAATCAATAACGTCCTATGGGcttctttgaatttttgattttttttatagatctcTACTAGCATCTGTCCTTTAGGGctagttttcaaaattgtttccaGAGTTATTCTAGTTTGAGATGCAGTTTCAGGATTTTGAGTGATAGGTGATATTTCTTTGAAAGAACTCGATACCGCTGGTGATGCAGTTGGCGGGGAGGAAACTATTGTGTGCTGTAACGGTCTTAAGGACGAAATTTTATCGTATCGATATGGTTCAAACATAGATGTGGTGTCTCTATGTCTAGGCAATGGGAAACCTATTGAATTACGCCATTGTTCTAAGTTATGTTCAAACATTATATGAGTTCCCAAGGTAAATGGTGCAAGGAGTCTTTCGAAATAATGAGGTTTTATAACAGCTAAAActtccaaatcaattttttcatctgaaagaaagaataaaaacaaatttaaaaacttgatGATAATAGTTTTTGAACTAAATATTCTAGTGTTACTTTTAAAATGTTCGAAAAGTTCCAACTGATTCCAATTTTGAAGTAACTCGTATAATTCTTGAGTTTTCGTTTCATTGTCATTGTCCTTGTTGAAAGAACCATTAAACATGCTGTTATAGTCATTATCAATCAACTGAGGGTCTTCATCTTCCTCCGATTTAATTGACAGGTCAGAGTAATTATCATCCATTTCCGTTGAAATTAAAATGGAGTGTTATTGATTTGAGAGTACTGTTGCCGGTGAGAAATTCTTTACGGTAGTACAGCAGCTGGAAATGAGTTGTGTTAGGAAAAAAAGCGTTAAGAagcatttcaaacaaaaattatgcgaacaattatgtataaaaatttattttctaaaagtaaaaatgttatttgccttgtatttttaaagattttcttaaaaattattaatctaattgttaaaaaaaatagataaataattTGGTTGATTATTTGCTTTACAAAActattgttttgaaaatgatgTACAAACTTTGTAAGCAAACATTATTTGTAACAATAAACGATATTTTCGAAAAACTATACGTTTCTTGGAATACTATAGCAGATATTACAATTACATGATTTACCAGTTTTTCAtgtaatactttttgaaattttatgtaaaagtaaataaaaaatggttgtttgtaaagtcggtttacagACGAtcattttacgtgataacggcATACTCatatgaattgaattgaatcatTATCACTGAGTtatcattattttgtataatagAAAGgagttatttgaaaattataatttttttcaactttcttatataaaaaaattattaataggtacagtaaaacccggataagtgcctctcgcttaagtgcctaacccgcataagtACCTTTGTTTGCTTAGCACCaaaattttaagcttttttcacataaaattgatcttttaagtacctttcgtTTAACTACCTTGCCCGCTTAATTGCCtggcttttcaaattttataattgaatttacttgcaaaaaattcttttaagtacacatttgaaacaaatttgaacTGTAAGAATAACTTCATTTCCTAAACTGCTTTAAAATTCTACCATAGGTAGAAATTAGTTAGTTAGCTATTTTAAacattcaaagtaattttgttttgtgaagattatgtttttagttatcaaacatgttttttttattattaaataaatatagagataactgcctatgagcacttaagcgggtCTTTGTAAGTACCTTCcccgctttagtgcctatcAAAATGGGGCATTTAAGttgaggtacttatccgggttttactacTTAGACCGAGAGCTGGCAGCTGGGAGCAGATTTTTTGAGTGACAGGTAACCGATCTAGGactcgtctgtcgggtgtttggggGCGAATAACGTCTGTCATGGATATTTTTCTAA
Proteins encoded in this region:
- the LOC129920869 gene encoding uncharacterized protein LOC129920869, whose product is MDDNYSDLSIKSEEDEDPQLIDNDYNSMFNGSFNKDNDNETKTQELYELLQNWNQLELFEHFKNEKIDLEVLAVIKPHYFERLLAPFTLGTHIMFEHNLEQWRNSIGFPLPRHRDTTSMFEPYRYDKISSLRPLQHTIVSSPPTASPAVSSSFKEISPITQNPETASQTRITLETILKTSPKGQMLVEIYKKNQKFKEAHRTLLIHLIAEYFNDKGIHLELAATYSIEREIISKFPSEQLEFYRTSKRGRIYNKYCNYKYSLIKVNRNSNVKVSTAGVPNVAEPISELVPEQGAEVYVTSLKYDNLSAEQFETSWKLCTRYRINEIRALNSSIPLIFTKWPQYKSPLGNKYIAMDFQYLHSNWNSLVTNWDTAAEKLLQFLSTGHCIKSHEIRTVLRNIKNTESKNCRDAALLWCLHGYLKPTNTICGTDEKGNRSMSKVSIKESQDSFVYVAKSVEDIEIHRQILNQQYTSFYPFIAVLGTDILNFSQIFVCVEDAKYSLENFVNAVDLCYNLIILFKLEYPTACKAIWSFIQNYFFEIKPETRFPRVHVLINELKDK
- the LOC129920862 gene encoding uncharacterized protein LOC129920862 — encoded protein: MKIIVSWLDKNYELEYQEDVAKKSCRFTDPVYAAAYIERNVGAQSTNYSLEDPSVHAAFYMGGVLGTKNTNSSEEEASWEHRSVQLFLDECRRHKKDLRNPKIRRRNIFLKIKEVMESKGYKLKEGTLEKKLSNMKISYNRILDNKKKPPQVVGAFPGLSLTKCA